Genomic segment of Salvia hispanica cultivar TCC Black 2014 chromosome 2, UniMelb_Shisp_WGS_1.0, whole genome shotgun sequence:
ATGATTGGTTTTTCAATCGAGCAAcgataaacaaccaaattttgtacaaccaaaataaagttatattaataatttgatatattaattatatattaaaattataaatatagtaagtggataagttaaaaagacttattagcctttaacctcattttttatatttatatttaaattttctttctattatttttaaaatttgaattaaagtacatataattctaaaaaaataaaaaaattataaaaaatcataaatatataaccacaatattatgcactttccatgtactatatatgtatctaatattttaattaaattcataaataaatctatttttttgtcaaataaacaagaatttggttgtacaaaatttggtcaaatagatttattgttttcaaatttactTGAATGTTAAGATAATTGTCAAATCTCTTTTCTAATTACactttaataataataaaacatttaaacaAGTCATTCTCAATaaataaacactaataatGCCATTACTATACACACAAATACTATTCTATCATTTTCTCTACATTTTCACTTCCGAAGCCAACATATGAGGTCATCTTTTCCATCATCAAAGATGGTGTTCGGTTACCATGACTAATTAtaatgagactatccatctaggattaagttgtgggattattttagttggaatgGGGAGGCTATAttgactaataatcatgagactatccatctaggattaagttgtgggggttaatcttatgaaccaaacatgatacatatttaatcatgagatttaatcttgtcaaccgaacacccccaaATTTGACTAGTATAAATTGATAATCGAACTATATTCCATTCTAATCTGCAGAGTccgattaaaaaaaactaatttcaatttgctatgataaaatttatagaGTATTAAgattgaattataaaatgaaagaaaacgACTTAGTTTTGATTTCGCCTTTCATAGATTGAAtgcacaaacaaaaatatatcaagTGACGGTGTATTCGCGTGTAAACAAGTTTATTTTAAACTAGAAGTTAGGGATTTcaacatattcttttttatctatatttaattaactataGTAGTGATTGGATTAATCTTATTTAGAAAACTTAACATATTTGTTCTGTTTAAATTTGAAGCTTTCGGATATAACTCAAGGAGAAGGGTGGTTAGACACACAATACTTACCATATGGTTCCAATGAAAATCCTCTAACTTCGATGCTCTTCGGCCCCAACATGCTTTCCTCCAAACTTTACAACCTTTCCTCACGCGAGGTACGTGTGTTAGTTGAGAGACCGTGGGTGGTCAGTGAAGAGCACAACATCTGCTCTTGATTCTCACTCGCGGTCTCTCTTCCATTCTCatgaagaaatatttatttaatttaattaatgctATTCTTCAAATGTTTATTGTCACtgttaactaattttaagagTGCTTATTTGGTGTTACATGTGGATGTTGAGAAGGACTTGGAACTAGCAAAAATGTTGGTAAGGCCAAGCTCGCTTTTTCATGAAGATTTATCAAAGATAGGTGCATTAGTCACAAAGGAAGGGTATGGATCGGTGAAAATGGCATACGTTGTGTGCACGGAAGATAAGATTATTCCAGAAAGTTGCCAACGCTCGCAGATAGAAACAAATGGTGTGGATGAAGTGAAGGTCATACAGAATGCTGATCACATGCCTATGATCTCACAGCCCCAACACCTCTGCCAATCTCTACTCGAGATCGCTAATACATATgcttaaatatatattttatgggGTCATTCGATTGCCATgtttaaatgatttttataaaacttatAAGCGTGATTTCTCAGGCCATATAGTGATGTCTCTTGGCCTGAGCCCATGGGCCAAATTGACGGTTCGAGAATGATCGGCCAACCCCAAATATTGATTTGTGCCTATTATAGGAACCATGCCTGGCtcgaaaaaatgaattattgaatctatttatacaaaaattagAGGGATGGGAGTGAATGACCATTCCACATTACTTGAAACTGAAATACCTATGCTTATGAGATAGTGATTCTGTAAAGTAACTGTTTGGATCAACTATTACTGAAAAGAGAGCTCCTGAAACTTCATCAAACTGCAAAAATATCAAAGAGTGAGAACATTATGTTGTTGCAATCAGCAAGGATATACTGCATCCAATTTTTGGGCCCTGGAAGCATCGGACGAGCTACGTCCAGATTCTGAGGGCCGAAAAATGGATGCAAGATGATTTTGATACAAAGTCCGAAATTACAATTATTGGAGCAAGATATGCACAAATGAATGTTCAGAAGTTGTATGAGATGGCAGGAAAATGACTTACCGACGCAGAAGCACCTGTGGATTGTATGGAAACAAACTTTTTTTGTTGAGACTGTCAATGGACGTGGTCAGTGAAGCCAAGCAATCCCGAGCAGCCACAAATGGTCGTTTAAAATTGATACGGCTGTTGTTGCCATGTGCATGACTTTCGTTGCACTCCATCTTGAGTGATGGAGTCCCACCCTCCTTTAATGGTGCCGGATATGTTGCTACCTTGATATCTCTTGAATTAGCTAAAATCTTTCGTCTCTTTACACACGATTGGCCAGAATCATCTTTCACTCCCGGAAATTCCACAAATAAGCTCCAGAAATTGCAAATGATTCGTAATGATCTGGCAGAATCCATGTATTGTTAAAGAAAGAGCCATCTGTTAAAATACTCAATGCTTGTTGAAAGACCATGCAAATTTCAAGGGAAGACATGCTAGATAAAGGAAGTTTCGAATACAAACCTCAAAAGGTATTCAGCACAGATAGATCCAGTATCTTTCGAGATGAGATAGTCAAGAAGGACTTGATGATCATAGCTTATCTGTAGCAAAGATACAGAAACTTTActgcataaaataaaagagaactTGCTAAGATAGGAAAAAGGATTTTGATGAGATCTTCCTTCTCTGCAAAGGTACCTCAGCAAGAAATAAATGGAACAAATGTATAGGATTAAACACATCAGCAGCAAGACGATTCTTCACTTCAGCAAGTGGCTCGTTGTTAATAATCCTTCAATAATTTACAAGTACTGATCAGGAAACGCATCAAGAAACACTTCAGAAGGCACTAACTAAACAGAGGCCCTACAATCCGTGTTTGACTTACTGACGTTCTTGAAAGAATGACGGCACGTGAAACAGTTGCAAGAGCATTTTAAACAGTATATCATCCTACAATTCAAAGGGATGAAACTATTGAAAAACATAAATGCATGAGAGctgataaaattacaaaaaattgaaagaaattgaaaaatcacaATAAAGTTATAACACTGATACACATTTTAAGATGCATAAGAAGCTAATCGATAACTCTCATGATAAGATAGAACAATGAGAAC
This window contains:
- the LOC125208554 gene encoding salicylic acid-binding protein 2-like, encoding MEAVSKPSVHIVLVHGACHGAWCWYKLKPLLEAAGHRVTALDLAASGIDRRSLEEVRSLAEYSQPLLELMAALPAAEKVVLVGHSLGGMNISLAMEMYPHKIAVAVFIAAYLPGSTPQLSDITQGEGWLDTQYLPYGSNENPLTSMLFGPNMLSSKLYNLSSREDLELAKMLVRPSSLFHEDLSKIGALVTKEGYGSVKMAYVVCTEDKIIPESCQRSQIETNGVDEVKVIQNADHMPMISQPQHLCQSLLEIANTYA